The Streptomyces laurentii genome contains a region encoding:
- a CDS encoding transcriptional regulator, tetR family (Bacterial regulatory proteins, tetR family; pfam00440;~Transcriptional regulator, TetR family [Streptomyces venezuelae ATCC10712];~identified by MetaGeneAnnotator; putative;~transcriptional repressor BetI; TIGR03384) codes for MARMPSAERRRQLVDAAIRVMTRDGVARATTRSICAEAGVSLSVFHYCFDSKQELLQAAIESIIGAYTARVRSAVEPRATLRATVRAALGTYWEHVTAHPAQHMLTYELTQYALREPGFEHLARTQYEQYVASATVLMEQVCAVRGVTPRVPADQAARVLAATIDGVTLQFLVLGDEEAAEALLESTADQLVALVEG; via the coding sequence ATGGCACGGATGCCGTCGGCCGAGCGGCGCCGGCAGCTGGTGGACGCCGCGATCCGGGTGATGACCAGGGACGGGGTGGCGCGCGCCACGACCCGGTCGATCTGCGCCGAGGCCGGGGTGTCCCTGAGCGTCTTCCACTACTGCTTCGACTCCAAGCAGGAACTGCTCCAGGCGGCGATCGAGTCGATCATCGGCGCCTACACGGCCCGGGTCCGGTCCGCCGTCGAGCCGAGGGCCACACTGCGCGCGACGGTGCGGGCCGCGCTCGGGACGTACTGGGAGCACGTCACGGCCCATCCGGCGCAGCACATGCTGACGTACGAACTCACCCAGTACGCGTTGCGCGAGCCGGGGTTCGAGCATCTGGCGCGGACGCAGTACGAGCAGTACGTGGCGTCCGCGACCGTCCTGATGGAGCAGGTATGCGCGGTCCGCGGGGTGACGCCGCGGGTCCCGGCGGATCAGGCGGCGCGAGTGCTGGCGGCGACCATCGACGGGGTGACGCTGCAGTTTCTCGTCCTCGGTGACGAGGAGGCCGCCGA
- a CDS encoding F420-dependent enzyme (F420-dependent enzyme [Nocardiopsis dassonvillei subsp. dassonvillei DSM43111];~InterPro IPR009002:IPR019920:IPR011576; KEGG: fal:FRAAL4571 hypothetical protein; PFAM: pyridoxamine 5'-phosphate oxidase-related FMN-binding; SPTR: C1YJN9 pyridoxamine 5'-phosphate oxidase; TIGRFAM: F420-dependent enzyme; PFAM: pyridoxamine 5'-phosphate oxidase; TIGRFAM: PPOX class probable F420-dependent enzyme;~PPOX class probable F420-dependent enzyme; TIGR03618;~identified by MetaGeneAnnotator; putative): MTSSSYDPRALLAESRLGVLATLKSDGRPQLSPVMPYYDPAAEILYVSVTEGRAKTANLRRDPRAALEVTAPDGRSWATAEGTATLIGPGTDPDGPEVDALVEYYRLAAGEHPDWAEYRSAMVSDRRVLLRMPVDRVYGQSIG; this comes from the coding sequence ATGACCTCCTCTTCGTACGATCCCCGCGCCCTGCTCGCCGAGAGCCGGCTCGGCGTCCTCGCCACCCTGAAGTCCGACGGGCGGCCGCAGTTGTCGCCCGTGATGCCGTACTACGACCCGGCGGCCGAGATCCTGTACGTGTCCGTGACCGAGGGCCGCGCCAAGACGGCGAACCTGCGCCGCGATCCGCGCGCCGCCCTGGAGGTGACCGCCCCGGACGGCCGGTCGTGGGCCACCGCCGAGGGCACGGCCACCCTGATCGGGCCGGGCACGGATCCGGACGGGCCCGAGGTCGACGCGCTCGTGGAGTACTACCGGCTCGCGGCCGGGGAACACCCCGACTGGGCCGAGTACCGGTCGGCGATGGTGTCCGACCGGCGGGTGCTCCTGCGCATGCCGGTGGACCGGGTGTACGGGCAGAGCATCGGCTGA
- a CDS encoding integral membrane protein (PAP2_like proteins, a super-family of histidine phosphatases and vanadium haloperoxidases, includes type 2 phosphatidic acid phosphatase or lipid phosphate phosphatase (LPP), Glucose-6-phosphatase, Phosphatidylglycerophosphatase B and bacterial acid...; cl00474;~identified by MetaGeneAnnotator; putative;~integral membrane protein [Streptomyces viridochromogenes DSM40736]) — protein MTDQTPSSPIATPPSPRPRPRPRGTAAVRAVLSDLRTVDGALYATVAATPTPTLDRKLRRLSYAADHSKISLSIAALLALAGGRPRRAAAVGVGAVALASASANLFGKRLVRRARPDREAARVSVDRQVPMPSSASFPSGHTASAVAFATAVGVLLPPAALPLGVLAGAVGYSRVHTGVHYPGDVVAGAVLGLAGAVTALAVADAYPGEHGFLLVPDRFPWA, from the coding sequence ATGACTGATCAGACCCCTTCCTCCCCGATCGCCACCCCGCCGTCTCCCCGGCCCCGGCCCCGGCCCCGGGGCACGGCGGCGGTGCGGGCGGTCCTGTCCGATCTGCGCACGGTGGACGGCGCCCTGTACGCGACGGTCGCGGCGACGCCGACCCCCACGCTCGACCGGAAACTGCGCCGCCTCTCGTATGCCGCCGACCACTCCAAGATCTCCCTGTCGATCGCCGCGCTCCTCGCCCTCGCGGGCGGCCGGCCGCGCCGGGCGGCGGCGGTCGGGGTCGGCGCCGTCGCCCTGGCCTCGGCCTCCGCCAACCTCTTCGGGAAGCGGCTGGTGCGGCGGGCGCGGCCGGACCGGGAGGCGGCCCGGGTCTCGGTCGACCGGCAGGTCCCGATGCCGAGTTCGGCGTCCTTCCCGTCCGGGCACACGGCCTCGGCGGTGGCCTTCGCGACGGCGGTGGGCGTGCTGCTGCCGCCCGCCGCGCTCCCGCTCGGCGTCCTCGCCGGCGCGGTGGGCTACTCGCGGGTCCACACGGGGGTGCACTACCCCGGTGACGTCGTCGCCGGCGCGGTCCTCGGCCTCGCGGGCGCGGTCACCGCGCTGGCGGTGGCGGACGCGTACCCGGGCGAACACGGCTTCCTCCTCGTGCCGGACCGCTTCCCCTGGGCTTGA
- a CDS encoding possible diacylglycerol kinase, catalytic region (Diacylglycerol kinase catalytic domain; pfam00781;~identified by MetaGeneAnnotator; putative;~possible diacylglycerol kinase, catalytic region, partial [Streptomyces venezuelae ATCC10712]) gives MTSGGSGARGGGGGPGTRAGERVHAEARSRLFARCALLAATAAVLGLFVPFDGGGLLIVGSGLLGLALCAAGVWWLVAHRGAVRLVGALVAVGAPAAVLALYIHGGLWPSALTALLLWAVALGCARTAMRHPDHERHGRPRAVPAPRPLRPVLLMNPRSGEGKVGRFGLVEKAERLGARVVVLEPGPDGSHPDAAALARAAVADGADLLGVAGGDGTQALVAAVAVAHDLPFVVISAGTRNHFAMDLGLDRADPARCLDALTDGEEVRVDLGEVAGRAFVNTVSFGVYADVVQRPEYRTAKAETALNTMPDLLAGGAGRRLDARADDTMLPAQQALLVSNNPYTSPDPLGGGRRARLDGGELGVIGIRVESAAQAAALAVRGSQSPGLSVLTAHRVEVTAGSGTEPEAGTDAEAEAESGPGEGTGSGSGPDSRSGSGPDSRSGSGSGSRSGTLPVAVDGEAMTLPAPVVCTLRPRALRVRLPRDRPGTVPPAPPLDWRLIAVLAFRRSPRGGSDD, from the coding sequence ATGACCAGCGGCGGTTCCGGTGCGAGGGGCGGAGGCGGTGGGCCGGGCACGCGGGCCGGGGAGCGGGTCCACGCGGAGGCGCGGTCCCGGCTGTTCGCGCGGTGCGCGCTGCTCGCCGCGACGGCCGCGGTCCTCGGTCTGTTCGTGCCGTTCGACGGCGGCGGTCTGCTGATCGTCGGCAGCGGGCTGCTGGGGCTCGCGCTGTGCGCCGCGGGCGTGTGGTGGCTGGTGGCCCATCGCGGGGCGGTGCGACTGGTGGGAGCGCTGGTCGCGGTCGGCGCCCCGGCGGCCGTCCTGGCCCTCTACATCCACGGGGGTCTGTGGCCGAGCGCCCTGACCGCGCTGCTGCTGTGGGCTGTGGCGCTCGGCTGCGCCCGTACGGCGATGCGCCATCCGGACCACGAGCGGCACGGCCGGCCCCGGGCCGTGCCCGCGCCGCGGCCGCTGCGGCCGGTGCTGCTGATGAACCCGAGGTCCGGGGAGGGCAAGGTGGGCCGGTTCGGGCTCGTCGAGAAGGCCGAACGGCTCGGCGCGCGGGTCGTCGTCCTCGAACCCGGCCCCGACGGCTCGCACCCGGACGCCGCCGCGCTCGCCCGGGCGGCGGTCGCCGACGGCGCCGACCTGCTGGGGGTCGCGGGCGGCGACGGGACGCAGGCCCTGGTGGCCGCGGTGGCGGTCGCGCACGACCTGCCGTTCGTGGTCATCAGCGCGGGCACCCGCAACCACTTCGCGATGGACCTCGGGCTCGACCGGGCCGACCCGGCGCGCTGCCTGGACGCCCTGACCGACGGCGAGGAGGTACGGGTCGACCTCGGCGAGGTCGCGGGCCGGGCGTTCGTCAACACGGTCTCGTTCGGGGTGTACGCGGACGTGGTGCAGCGCCCCGAGTACCGGACGGCCAAGGCGGAGACCGCGCTGAACACGATGCCCGACCTGCTCGCGGGCGGCGCGGGCCGCCGCCTCGACGCCCGGGCCGACGACACCATGCTCCCGGCCCAGCAGGCGCTGCTGGTCAGCAACAACCCGTACACCTCGCCCGATCCGCTCGGCGGCGGCCGCCGGGCCCGGCTGGACGGCGGCGAACTGGGCGTGATCGGCATCCGGGTGGAGAGCGCCGCGCAGGCGGCCGCGCTCGCCGTCCGGGGCTCGCAGTCCCCCGGCCTGAGCGTCCTGACCGCCCATCGGGTCGAGGTCACCGCCGGGTCGGGGACCGAGCCGGAAGCCGGCACTGACGCGGAGGCGGAGGCGGAGTCCGGGCCTGGGGAAGGCACGGGCTCCGGTTCCGGCCCCGACTCCCGATCCGGTTCCGGCCCCGACTCCCGATCCGGGTCCGGGTCCGGCTCCCGATCCGGAACCCTCCCCGTCGCGGTCGACGGAGAGGCGATGACGCTGCCGGCCCCTGTCGTGTGCACCCTGCGGCCGCGCGCGCTGCGCGTACGGCTCCCCCGCGACCGGCCCGGCACCGTACCGCCCGCGCCGCCCCTGGACTGGCGCCTGATCGCCGTGCTCGCGTTCCGCCGCAGCCCGCGAGGAGGATCCGATGACTGA
- a CDS encoding regulator protein (cAMP-binding proteins - catabolite gene activator and regulatory subunit of cAMP-dependent protein kinases [Signal transduction mechanisms]; COG0664;~effector domain of the CAP family of transcription factors; members include CAP (or cAMP receptor protein (CRP)), which binds cAMP, FNR (fumarate and nitrate reduction), which uses an iron-sulfur cluster to sense oxygen) and CooA, a heme containing CO...; cd00038;~flexible hinge region;~identified by MetaGeneAnnotator; putative;~ligand binding site [chemical binding];~regulator protein [Streptomyces hygroscopicus subsp. jinggangensis TL01]), protein MTTVAAPKVSSLPPEQRERLMAFAQDVTFDAGVRLFEEQDRADRFWIVKTGAISLDAKVPGRGAPVIETLRHGELVGVSWLFPPYLCQSGAETATPVRAYEFDGRAVRSMCRTDPEFGASVTFWVGQILAHRLHVTRVRLLDLYAPHGSGALA, encoded by the coding sequence ATGACCACCGTCGCCGCGCCCAAGGTCAGCAGTCTGCCGCCCGAACAACGGGAGCGGCTGATGGCCTTCGCCCAGGACGTGACCTTCGACGCCGGGGTCCGTCTGTTCGAGGAGCAGGACCGGGCCGACCGGTTCTGGATCGTCAAGACGGGCGCGATCTCGCTGGACGCGAAGGTGCCGGGGCGGGGCGCGCCGGTGATCGAGACGCTGCGGCACGGCGAGCTGGTGGGGGTGTCGTGGCTGTTCCCCCCGTATCTGTGCCAGTCGGGCGCGGAGACGGCGACGCCGGTGCGGGCGTACGAGTTCGACGGCCGGGCCGTGCGCTCGATGTGCCGGACGGACCCGGAGTTCGGCGCCTCCGTGACCTTCTGGGTGGGGCAGATCCTCGCCCACCGGCTCCATGTGACGCGGGTGCGGCTGCTCGACCTGTACGCGCCGCACGGGAGCGGGGCGCTGGCCTGA
- a CDS encoding sulfite oxidase (Moco binding site;~Subgroup of sulfite oxidase (SO) family molybdopterin binding domains that contains conserved dimerization domain. This molybdopterin cofactor (Moco) binding domain is foundin a variety of oxidoreductases, main members ofthis family are nitrate...; cd02110;~Sulfite oxidase and related enzymes [General function prediction only];~dimerization interface [polypeptide binding];~identified by MetaGeneAnnotator; putative;~metal coordination site [ion binding];~probable sulfite oxidase [Streptomyces venezuelae ATCC10712]), which produces MVTRPEAGPVPAVGDTVVDHSPAGVKEWAIRTFGENDKRVLELGIMVLLAVLAALLGLLALRSRRAALAGVAVLGLAGALAAVTRPDSTSAADVLPSLAGALVAGFVLYVLTVRLAGSGRAAAAPDRRRFLLTGAGVTAGATGVLVLARATGGTRSENATASRDALRLPRPASPAPPVPPGAQLPVAGISPFLTPNGDFYRVDTALVVPRLDAGTWQLRVHGDGVPRDRVFTLPELLRREVVERDITLACVSNEVGGPYVGNARWLGVRLADLLRDCGVRPPSRGGPADQLVGRSADGMTIGSPVEEVMDGRDALLAFGMNGQPLPFAHGFPVRMVVPGLYGYVSACKWLTSLELTTFAAYDAYWVPRGWAAQAPIKTQSRIDTPKAFDKVAAGPRPVPVAGVAWAQHRGISRVQVRVDDGPWQDAELGAQDSRDTWRQWVYRWHATPGDHTLAVRATDGTGAVQTGRGSDTMPNGATGWHTISVTAAAKAAAGGSTAARAPGRGAAPGPGARPGRSSSWPS; this is translated from the coding sequence GTGGTGACCCGGCCCGAGGCCGGACCGGTGCCCGCCGTCGGCGACACGGTCGTCGACCACTCCCCGGCGGGCGTCAAGGAATGGGCCATCCGCACCTTCGGCGAGAACGACAAGCGGGTCCTGGAGCTCGGCATCATGGTGCTGCTCGCCGTACTCGCCGCACTGCTCGGTCTGCTCGCGCTGCGCAGCCGCCGCGCCGCCCTCGCCGGGGTGGCCGTCCTCGGCCTGGCCGGGGCGCTCGCCGCCGTCACCCGCCCCGACTCCACCTCCGCCGCCGATGTGCTGCCGTCGCTCGCCGGGGCCCTCGTCGCGGGCTTCGTCCTGTACGTCCTGACCGTGCGGCTCGCCGGCTCGGGCCGTGCCGCCGCGGCCCCGGACCGGCGGCGCTTCCTGCTGACCGGGGCGGGCGTGACGGCGGGCGCCACCGGCGTCCTCGTCCTGGCCCGGGCCACCGGAGGCACCCGGTCCGAGAACGCCACCGCCTCGCGCGACGCGCTCCGGCTGCCCCGGCCCGCCTCCCCGGCGCCGCCCGTACCGCCCGGCGCGCAGCTGCCCGTCGCCGGCATCAGCCCGTTCCTCACCCCGAACGGCGACTTCTACCGGGTCGACACCGCCCTCGTCGTCCCGCGCCTCGACGCCGGTACCTGGCAGCTGCGCGTCCACGGCGACGGAGTGCCCCGGGACCGCGTCTTCACCCTGCCCGAGCTACTGCGCCGCGAGGTGGTCGAACGCGACATCACCCTCGCCTGCGTCTCCAACGAGGTCGGCGGCCCCTACGTCGGCAACGCCCGCTGGCTCGGCGTCCGCCTCGCCGACCTGCTGCGCGACTGCGGCGTCCGCCCGCCGTCCCGGGGCGGCCCGGCGGACCAGCTCGTCGGCCGCTCCGCCGACGGCATGACCATCGGCAGCCCCGTCGAGGAGGTGATGGACGGCCGTGACGCCCTGCTCGCCTTCGGCATGAACGGTCAGCCGCTGCCGTTCGCGCACGGCTTCCCCGTCCGCATGGTCGTTCCCGGCCTGTACGGCTACGTCTCCGCCTGCAAGTGGCTCACCTCGCTTGAACTGACCACCTTCGCCGCGTACGACGCCTACTGGGTGCCGCGCGGCTGGGCCGCCCAGGCGCCGATCAAGACCCAGTCGCGGATCGACACCCCGAAGGCGTTCGACAAGGTCGCGGCCGGGCCCCGGCCCGTGCCGGTGGCCGGCGTCGCCTGGGCCCAGCACCGGGGGATCTCCCGGGTCCAGGTACGGGTCGACGACGGGCCCTGGCAGGACGCCGAGCTCGGGGCCCAGGACAGCCGGGACACCTGGCGCCAGTGGGTCTACCGCTGGCACGCCACGCCCGGCGACCACACGCTCGCCGTCCGGGCCACCGACGGGACCGGGGCCGTGCAGACCGGGCGCGGCTCCGACACCATGCCGAACGGCGCGACCGGCTGGCACACGATCAGCGTCACCGCCGCCGCTAAGGCTGCCGCCGGCGGCTCGACGGCAGCCCGCGCACCAGGTCGAGGGGCAGCGCCGGGACCCGGTGCCCGGCCCGGCCGGTCGTCGTCGTGGCCGTCGTGA
- a CDS encoding peptidase S58 (L-Aminopeptidase D-amidase/D-esterase (DmpA) family; DmpA catalyzes the release of N-terminal D and L amino acids from peptide susbtrates. DmpA is synthesized as a single polypeptide precursor, which is autocatalytically cleaved to the active...; cd02253;~homodimer interface [polypeptide binding];~homotetramer interface [polypeptide binding];~identified by MetaGeneAnnotator; putative;~peptidase S58 [Streptomyces sp. AA4]): protein MATEADGIPPGAGSVVVIVATDAPLLPGQCKALARRVPLGLARTGTAGSHFSGDLFLAFSTANESALTSTFPAKDAPAPYETLRFVPWGRIDPFCTAVVEAVEEAVLNALTTATTTTGRAGHRVPALPLDLVRGLPSSRRRQP from the coding sequence GTGGCCACGGAAGCCGACGGGATTCCGCCGGGCGCAGGCTCCGTCGTGGTGATCGTGGCGACGGACGCGCCGCTGCTGCCGGGCCAGTGCAAGGCGCTGGCCCGGCGGGTGCCGCTGGGCCTCGCCCGTACCGGCACCGCGGGCAGCCACTTCTCGGGCGATCTGTTCCTCGCTTTCTCGACGGCGAACGAGTCGGCGCTGACCAGCACGTTTCCCGCGAAGGACGCCCCGGCACCGTACGAGACCCTGCGGTTCGTGCCGTGGGGCCGGATCGATCCGTTCTGTACGGCGGTGGTGGAGGCGGTCGAGGAAGCGGTGCTCAACGCGCTCACGACGGCCACGACGACGACCGGCCGGGCCGGGCACCGGGTCCCGGCGCTGCCCCTCGACCTGGTGCGCGGGCTGCCGTCGAGCCGCCGGCGGCAGCCTTAG
- a CDS encoding peptidase S58 (L-Aminopeptidase D-amidase/D-esterase (DmpA) family; DmpA catalyzes the release of N-terminal D and L amino acids from peptide susbtrates. DmpA is synthesized as a single polypeptide precursor, which is autocatalytically cleaved to the active...; cd02253;~active site pocket [active];~homodimer interface [polypeptide binding];~homotetramer interface [polypeptide binding];~identified by MetaGeneAnnotator; putative;~peptidase S58 [Streptomyces sp. AA4]) has product MGARASRGHGPEWLLPVVTETWDGHLNDIHGPAVRPGHAAEAIEAAASGPVAEGCVGGGTGMRCYGFKGGAGTASRRVAYGEDRYTVGAYVQANFGAPDELVVAGVPVGRERAAEREAARAGAAQEAPWPRKPTGFRRAQAPSW; this is encoded by the coding sequence GTGGGTGCGCGGGCATCGCGCGGACATGGCCCGGAGTGGCTGCTGCCCGTCGTCACCGAGACCTGGGACGGCCACCTCAACGACATCCACGGCCCGGCGGTACGGCCCGGGCACGCCGCCGAGGCGATCGAGGCGGCGGCCTCGGGGCCGGTGGCCGAGGGCTGTGTCGGCGGCGGTACGGGGATGCGCTGCTACGGCTTCAAGGGCGGCGCGGGCACGGCCTCGCGGAGGGTCGCGTACGGCGAGGACCGGTACACGGTGGGGGCGTACGTCCAGGCCAATTTCGGAGCCCCGGACGAGCTGGTCGTGGCCGGGGTGCCGGTGGGCCGTGAACGCGCCGCCGAGCGCGAGGCCGCACGGGCCGGGGCCGCCCAGGAGGCCCCGTGGCCACGGAAGCCGACGGGATTCCGCCGGGCGCAGGCTCCGTCGTGGTGA